The following are encoded together in the Lepidochelys kempii isolate rLepKem1 chromosome 7, rLepKem1.hap2, whole genome shotgun sequence genome:
- the ADO gene encoding 2-aminoethanethiol dioxygenase, with the protein MPRDNMASLIQRVAKQARITFRGPAPGPGFGENLHRLQQLLNEVQAEDLHLAPRGPAAVPGAGCSRAGAGAGAVPPVSYMHICETESFSMGVFLLRSEACIPLHDHPGMNGMLKVLYGSLRIACLDPLPPAAPPGARRRALLRSRQLYTPASPPCLLSPHADNLHQIDAVDGPAAFLDILAPPYDPENGRDCHYYRLLEAPAGPAADPHALPREVWLLETPQAADFWCGGEPYPGPKVSP; encoded by the coding sequence ATGCCTCGGGACAACATGGCCTCCTTGATCCAGCGGGTAGCCAAACAGGCCCGCATCACCTTCCGGGGCCCGGCGCCGGGGCCCGGCTTCGGCGAGAACCTGCAccggctgcagcagctgctgaatGAGGTGCAGGCCGAGGACCTGCACCTCGCCCCGCGGGGCCCGGCGGCCGTGCCGGGGGCGGGCTGCtcgcgggccggggccggggccggggcggtgCCGCCGGTGAGCTACATGCACATCTGCGAGACGGAGAGCTTCAGCATGGGCGTGTTCCTGCTGCGGAGCGAGGCCTGCATCCCGCTGCACGACCACCCGGGCATGAACGGCATGCTCAAGGTGCTCTACGGCAGCCTGCGCATCGCCTGCCTGGACCCGCTGCCCCCCGCCGCGCCGCCCGGCGCCCGCCGCCGCGCCCTGCTCCGCTCGCGCCAGCTCTACACGCCCGCCTCGCCGCCCTGCCTGCTCTCGCCGCACGCCGACAACCTGCACCAGATCGACGCCGTGGACGGGCCCGCCGCCTTCCTCGACATCCTGGCGCCCCCCTACGACCCCGAGAACGGCCGGGACTGCCACTACTACCGCCTGCTGGAGGCGCCGGCCGGCCCCGCCGCCGATCCCCACGCCCTGCCCCGGGAGGTGTGGCTGCTGGAGACCCCGCAGGCGGCGGATTTCTGGTGCGGCGGAGAGCCCTACCCCGGGCCCAAGGTCTCCCCTTGA